A genomic window from Halogeometricum borinquense DSM 11551 includes:
- a CDS encoding Na+/H+ antiporter NhaC family protein yields the protein MSELSDDPDLRFYGGRLASAVPIAFFIVWAIVQSGLLGVGDTTGLVVGMLAGLIIGMLFVKGPWKDYADVIFDGMTERVAATAIVAWLWAGMFAETIQAGGFVDGLVWAADAVNVGAGLFPALTFLLAALLATGIGTGYGTAIAFTALVFPAGVVLGSNPVLLFGAILSGAVFGDNLAPVSDTTIVSAVTQDADIGGVVASRIKYAVVAAIFAFAAYLIAGRSMASAPLDVGGVSTGGSALGLVHLLSIGIVIVTAVAGRHIIEAVSWGLITSMVLNIGLDLADASAMLAFKAPQNSGLVQQIDALPVIGAVVVPVEAGNTAVAGSLYAGASGFFPLIVLVLLIVAGAQVMQRGGGFEAIQDFLLNSVATTVRRAEMTMVIGTAMVNAMITINTAAEIAIAPYIRTLGRRFNINGYRRANILDANTSALGYIFPWGGGLLAGFTAMQQLPNEYEWFTQAMVVNPASVWPYVFHGWFLVAVFILAAWTGYGREYVPDRVSEEVSRV from the coding sequence ATGTCTGAACTGAGCGATGACCCCGACCTACGGTTTTACGGTGGGCGTCTTGCGAGTGCTGTCCCGATAGCGTTCTTCATCGTCTGGGCAATCGTCCAGAGTGGATTGCTCGGAGTCGGTGACACAACAGGACTCGTCGTTGGGATGCTCGCCGGTCTCATCATCGGGATGCTATTCGTGAAAGGCCCGTGGAAGGACTACGCGGACGTTATCTTCGACGGGATGACCGAACGAGTTGCCGCGACAGCTATCGTCGCGTGGTTGTGGGCAGGTATGTTCGCCGAAACCATCCAGGCTGGCGGCTTCGTTGACGGTCTCGTGTGGGCCGCCGACGCCGTCAACGTTGGTGCGGGACTGTTCCCCGCCCTCACGTTCCTGCTTGCGGCACTGCTCGCAACTGGTATCGGAACGGGATACGGCACTGCAATCGCCTTCACGGCGCTTGTCTTCCCCGCAGGCGTCGTCCTCGGGTCGAACCCCGTGCTTCTGTTCGGGGCCATTCTTTCGGGTGCCGTCTTCGGTGACAATCTCGCCCCGGTGAGCGACACGACCATCGTCTCGGCAGTGACGCAGGACGCCGACATCGGTGGCGTTGTCGCCTCGCGGATAAAATACGCCGTCGTCGCCGCAATCTTCGCCTTCGCGGCGTACCTCATCGCCGGACGGTCGATGGCCAGCGCACCGTTGGACGTGGGTGGTGTCAGTACCGGCGGGTCCGCGCTCGGACTCGTTCACCTGCTTTCGATTGGTATCGTCATCGTCACGGCCGTCGCCGGACGGCACATCATCGAAGCCGTCTCGTGGGGACTCATCACGTCCATGGTCCTCAATATCGGTCTCGACCTCGCAGACGCCTCGGCGATGCTCGCGTTCAAGGCACCGCAGAATTCGGGCCTCGTCCAGCAAATTGATGCGCTCCCCGTCATCGGTGCGGTAGTCGTCCCGGTCGAAGCCGGTAACACGGCCGTAGCTGGGAGCCTGTATGCGGGCGCATCGGGTTTCTTCCCGCTCATCGTCCTCGTGCTTCTCATCGTCGCAGGAGCGCAGGTGATGCAACGCGGCGGCGGATTCGAGGCGATTCAGGACTTCCTGTTGAACAGCGTTGCGACCACGGTTCGTCGCGCCGAGATGACGATGGTTATCGGCACGGCCATGGTCAATGCGATGATCACGATCAACACTGCTGCCGAAATCGCTATCGCGCCGTACATCCGCACGCTGGGCCGCCGGTTCAACATTAACGGCTACCGCCGTGCAAATATCCTCGACGCCAACACCTCCGCACTCGGGTATATCTTCCCGTGGGGCGGCGGGTTGCTGGCAGGATTCACGGCAATGCAACAGTTGCCCAATGAGTACGAGTGGTTCACGCAGGCGATGGTCGTCAACCCGGCGAGCGTCTGGCCGTACGTGTTCCACGGCTGGTTCCTCGTTGCCGTGTTCATCCTCGCCGCGTGGACTGGCTACGGCCGCGAGTACGTTCCTGACCGCGTGAGTGAGGAGGTGAGTCGCGTATGA
- a CDS encoding DUF7513 family protein: protein MSLLEQLTAGLRFRTTKPTYDAGDELTAFVTGANGSTLLVRVGDSVIELPDEDPSLVDGTVRFEVESFDKSTHRGRGKLLEVVEEPE from the coding sequence ATGAGCCTGTTAGAGCAACTGACCGCCGGTCTGCGATTCCGCACGACCAAACCGACCTACGACGCGGGCGACGAACTGACCGCGTTCGTGACGGGTGCGAACGGATCGACGCTCCTCGTCCGTGTCGGAGACTCGGTCATCGAACTCCCCGACGAAGATCCGTCGCTGGTAGACGGAACGGTGCGATTCGAAGTCGAGTCGTTCGACAAATCGACGCACCGCGGACGCGGTAAACTGCTCGAAGTCGTCGAAGAACCCGAGTAG
- a CDS encoding uS10/mL48 family ribosomal protein — MTFVTKLTFQSGNRYELEEQVSDLQEMLERKGAECKGPHASPPEQHTVPQYRNLEPGDEFSSWNYTVYSRKLEIHGNDHIAREVGHMEFPESLHVEIEVEQKKPLGHRNK, encoded by the coding sequence ATGACCTTCGTCACTAAGCTCACCTTCCAGAGCGGCAACCGGTACGAACTGGAAGAACAGGTATCAGACCTGCAAGAGATGCTCGAACGGAAAGGTGCAGAGTGCAAAGGACCGCACGCGTCACCGCCGGAGCAACACACCGTCCCGCAGTACCGCAACCTCGAACCCGGCGACGAGTTCTCCTCGTGGAACTACACCGTCTACTCGCGGAAACTCGAAATCCACGGGAACGACCACATCGCCCGCGAGGTAGGCCACATGGAGTTCCCCGAGAGTCTCCACGTCGAAATCGAAGTCGAACAGAAAAAGCCGCTCGGGCACCGCAACAAATAA
- a CDS encoding bis(5'-nucleosyl)-tetraphosphatase produces the protein MPVQAVSAGAILFRDTRGRREYLLLKSRPGDWEFPKGGVEGKEELQQTAIREVKEEAGIQEFRLVDGFREDYDYVFEANGKTIHKTVHLFIARSFEASAELSTEHRDLQWRDYEQALNTITQDGPRDILKKAHTYLEDVATEDEEDGTRQYLA, from the coding sequence ATGCCAGTGCAAGCGGTGAGCGCTGGAGCCATCCTCTTCCGCGACACCCGCGGCCGAAGGGAGTATTTGCTCCTGAAAAGCCGACCAGGGGACTGGGAGTTCCCCAAAGGCGGGGTCGAAGGGAAAGAGGAGCTTCAGCAGACTGCCATACGTGAAGTCAAAGAGGAGGCGGGAATCCAAGAATTCCGTCTCGTCGATGGCTTCCGCGAAGATTACGACTACGTATTCGAAGCGAACGGTAAAACAATCCACAAGACGGTACACCTGTTCATCGCCCGGTCGTTCGAGGCGAGTGCCGAACTCTCCACCGAACACCGGGACCTTCAGTGGCGCGACTACGAGCAGGCTCTCAACACCATCACGCAGGACGGCCCGCGTGACATCCTGAAGAAGGCACACACCTATCTCGAAGACGTTGCCACCGAGGACGAAGAAGACGGGACCCGACAGTACCTCGCCTGA